The Nonlabens spongiae genome contains a region encoding:
- a CDS encoding diphosphomevalonate/mevalonate 3,5-bisphosphate decarboxylase family protein has translation MEERFKQAPFTDLKEVLSANWEAPSNIALVKYWGKHEVQLPANPSISFTLSKSKTITNVTAKKTDHGFTVLYDGKEKSDFAPKIKAYFQRVKDYCPWLTHYHFTIDTHNTFPHSSGIASSASSMAALSSCLMDMESQHSGKPIDFEKTSFLARLGSGSASRSIKGEVVVWGSHAQFDSSNDYYGIDVSDILHENFKGYQDVILLVDKGKKTVSSTAGHELMNGHAFAKARFQQAHDNITQLKEILEAGDQEAFIKIVESEALTLHAMMMTSHPYYILMRPNTLAIIEEIWKFRKETDVPVCFTLDAGANVHMLYPKNHKDQVDKLINSKLAQYCENEQYICDEIGNGAKSLKL, from the coding sequence ATGGAAGAACGCTTTAAACAGGCACCATTTACCGATCTCAAAGAAGTATTAAGTGCAAACTGGGAGGCTCCTTCAAATATTGCATTGGTAAAATATTGGGGTAAGCACGAGGTACAACTTCCTGCAAACCCATCGATTAGCTTTACGTTGAGCAAGAGCAAAACGATAACTAATGTTACTGCAAAAAAAACCGATCACGGTTTTACTGTTTTGTATGATGGTAAAGAAAAGTCTGACTTTGCTCCAAAAATCAAGGCTTATTTCCAGCGGGTCAAAGACTATTGCCCGTGGCTTACACATTATCATTTCACTATCGATACCCATAATACGTTCCCACATAGTTCAGGAATTGCCAGCAGTGCCAGTAGTATGGCGGCGCTCAGCAGTTGCCTGATGGATATGGAATCCCAGCATTCAGGGAAGCCTATCGATTTTGAGAAGACCTCATTTTTGGCACGTTTAGGCTCTGGAAGTGCCAGTAGGAGCATCAAGGGTGAAGTGGTGGTTTGGGGCTCACACGCTCAGTTTGATTCCAGTAATGATTATTATGGTATTGATGTGAGCGATATTTTACACGAGAACTTTAAGGGTTATCAAGATGTGATTCTGCTTGTGGATAAAGGAAAGAAAACGGTAAGCAGTACGGCTGGACATGAGCTTATGAATGGGCACGCTTTCGCGAAAGCGAGATTTCAACAAGCCCACGATAACATCACCCAACTCAAAGAAATTCTTGAAGCAGGTGATCAAGAAGCATTTATCAAAATCGTGGAGAGTGAAGCGCTCACGCTGCACGCGATGATGATGACATCGCATCCGTATTATATTTTAATGCGTCCCAATACACTGGCGATCATCGAGGAAATATGGAAATTCAGGAAGGAAACTGATGTGCCGGTGTGTTTTACGCTAGACGCTGGTGCAAATGTGCACATGCTTTACCCTAAAAATCATAAAGATCAGGTAGATAAGCTGATTAACAGCAAATTGGCGCAGTATTGTGAGAATGAACAGTATATTTGCGATGAAATAGGCAACGGTGCTAAAAGCCTCAAATTATGA
- a CDS encoding M48 family metalloprotease, whose protein sequence is MASRGAKGIRLFIGLAIVAFAVLKFCGSEETNEFTGEKQYIGMSVEEEIALGLNATPQMIEQFGGLHPDQAAQQLVDRVGNKLVESSIAANSPYKYEFHLLADGQTINAFALPGGPCFITTALFNQLENEDQLAGVLGHEIGHVIAKHSAERISQQQLANGVVTGVSVGTEGMGQAAAAVAQTITMKYGRDDELQSDDLGVKMMIDAGYNPEEMIGVMKILKNAAGNNRVPEFQSTHPDPENRMQRIRESIEKYKN, encoded by the coding sequence ATGGCAAGTAGAGGCGCAAAAGGAATCAGACTGTTTATAGGCTTAGCGATTGTCGCCTTTGCCGTCCTCAAATTTTGCGGCAGCGAGGAAACTAATGAATTTACTGGCGAGAAACAGTATATAGGCATGAGCGTGGAAGAAGAAATTGCTCTAGGGCTCAATGCTACCCCTCAAATGATAGAACAATTCGGTGGGTTACATCCTGATCAAGCCGCTCAGCAACTCGTAGATCGTGTAGGCAATAAACTGGTCGAGAGCAGTATTGCGGCAAATTCACCTTATAAATATGAATTTCATCTACTGGCAGATGGTCAAACGATCAATGCCTTTGCGTTACCTGGTGGTCCTTGTTTTATCACCACCGCCCTATTCAATCAGCTAGAAAATGAGGATCAACTTGCTGGTGTACTGGGACATGAGATAGGACATGTCATTGCAAAGCATAGCGCAGAGCGCATAAGCCAGCAACAACTTGCTAACGGTGTCGTGACCGGTGTAAGTGTAGGCACAGAGGGAATGGGTCAAGCGGCGGCAGCAGTTGCCCAAACCATCACTATGAAATACGGTCGTGACGATGAACTGCAAAGCGATGATCTAGGCGTAAAAATGATGATCGATGCGGGCTATAATCCTGAAGAGATGATAGGCGTCATGAAAATTTTAAAAAACGCCGCTGGGAACAATCGTGTACCAGAGTTTCAAAGCACTCATCCTGACCCAGAAAATAGGATGCAACGTATCAGGGAGTCGATTGAGAAGTATAAAAATTAA
- a CDS encoding DUF6265 family protein yields MVHRSRQRTNDQEDKQTFENWRKINEPLYKGHGFTMVQNDTVWQEYVELVKWKNGNWFYKVSQKDQTGSTDFKLIKISEDSFTAENPENEFPTIILYQIEGNKLHARISGGEMQVEFEFER; encoded by the coding sequence TTGGTTCATAGGTCCCGGCAACGAACTAATGATCAGGAAGACAAGCAGACTTTTGAAAATTGGAGAAAAATAAATGAACCTTTATATAAAGGTCATGGGTTTACGATGGTTCAAAATGATACGGTGTGGCAGGAGTATGTAGAACTTGTCAAGTGGAAGAATGGAAACTGGTTTTACAAGGTTTCTCAAAAAGATCAAACTGGTTCAACAGACTTTAAACTAATTAAAATTTCTGAAGACAGCTTCACAGCAGAAAATCCTGAAAATGAATTTCCAACTATCATTTTATATCAAATTGAGGGAAACAAATTACATGCGAGAATTTCTGGAGGAGAAATGCAAGTGGAGTTTGAGTTTGAGCGGTGA
- a CDS encoding mevalonate kinase family protein codes for MKGPLFYSKILLFGEYGIIKDSKGLSIPYNFYNGALKISDDLNEEKAQSNKNLSRLADHLEKLSREDNEFPQFDIKSLRGDIDAGMYFDSSIPQGYGVGSSGALVAAIYDKYAEDKITVLENLTRDKLLTLKEIFGKMESVFHGKSSGLDPLNSYLSLPILINSKEDIEPAGIPSQTANGKGAVFLLDSGMVGETAPMVNIFMENMKQDGFRAMLKDKFVKYTDLCVDDFLKGDVKGLFGNVKKLSGVVLDHFKPMIPSQFHALWKKGLDTGDYYLKLCGSGGGGYILGFTEDLENAKKSLKDYKLEVVYSF; via the coding sequence ATGAAAGGACCTCTTTTTTATTCAAAGATTCTACTCTTCGGAGAGTACGGAATCATTAAGGATTCCAAAGGTTTGTCCATACCTTATAACTTCTATAACGGTGCGCTTAAAATCAGTGACGATCTTAATGAGGAAAAAGCACAGTCTAATAAAAACTTGTCGCGTCTTGCCGATCATCTAGAAAAGCTAAGTCGAGAAGATAATGAGTTTCCACAATTTGACATCAAATCCTTGCGAGGAGATATCGATGCTGGAATGTATTTTGACTCCAGTATTCCTCAGGGATATGGTGTGGGATCTAGTGGCGCTCTCGTAGCAGCAATTTATGACAAGTACGCTGAGGATAAGATCACGGTACTCGAGAATCTCACTCGTGACAAACTGCTTACACTCAAAGAAATTTTTGGAAAGATGGAGAGCGTTTTTCATGGTAAAAGCTCTGGTCTTGATCCTCTCAATTCTTACTTGAGTTTACCTATTTTAATCAATAGCAAAGAAGATATTGAACCGGCTGGAATCCCATCGCAAACGGCAAACGGTAAAGGAGCCGTTTTCTTACTGGATTCTGGAATGGTGGGAGAAACTGCCCCTATGGTTAATATATTCATGGAAAACATGAAGCAAGATGGTTTCCGTGCCATGTTGAAAGATAAGTTCGTTAAGTACACTGACCTGTGCGTGGATGATTTCTTGAAAGGTGACGTAAAAGGCCTTTTCGGGAATGTGAAAAAACTTTCTGGGGTAGTGCTAGATCACTTCAAGCCAATGATTCCTAGCCAATTCCATGCTTTATGGAAGAAAGGACTGGATACTGGTGACTATTACCTAAAACTTTGTGGTTCTGGAGGTGGAGGTTACATCCTAGGTTTTACGGAAGATCTAGAAAATGCCAAAAAATCGCTCAAGGATTACAAGCTTGAGGTGGTTTACTCGTTTTAA